The following proteins are co-located in the Hyalangium minutum genome:
- a CDS encoding class I adenylate-forming enzyme family protein: MHIGSLLSRHARTRPDHLAVVFQDQRLTWRQLHQRVNRLANALLGIGIQKGDKIATLLPNTLELLDIYWAAARIGAVVVPLSPLLRGRGITSLLNDSDTDLVFTHRAFVEHLDPVRAELPAMKPDRYVLVDAQGVPGYRSYGELTTGASDREPPYIPLSGEDPYNIIYSSGTTGLPKGIVHTHAIRAAYCTIFASEWRMTPESVVMHAGSIVFNGSFLTLMPWMYLGATYVLLDHFDPELALRAFQQERVTHTYMVPSQIIAMMGLPGFTAQNLPALQMLGTVGAPFHKEHREALTRRVPGVFTELYGLTEGFMTVLDKEQYARKPTSVGAPPAFFEMRIVGENGKDLPPGEVGEIVGRGPMLMPGYYKRPDLTAQAIVDGWLHTGDMGYADEDGFLYLVDRMKDLIISGGVNVYPRDIEEIIVQHPAVKEAAVFGVPDEKWGETPLATVLLRQPGAVTAEELRQWVNSRVEARYQQVREVVIRDEFPRNTAGKTLKRVMRDEYWKSRGEKI; the protein is encoded by the coding sequence ATGCACATCGGCTCGCTGCTGTCGCGGCACGCCCGCACCCGTCCCGACCACCTCGCCGTGGTCTTCCAGGATCAACGGCTCACCTGGCGCCAGCTCCACCAACGGGTGAACCGGCTTGCCAATGCCCTGCTCGGCATCGGTATCCAGAAGGGCGACAAGATCGCCACCCTGCTGCCCAATACCCTGGAGCTGCTCGACATCTACTGGGCGGCCGCTCGCATCGGCGCGGTGGTGGTGCCCTTGAGCCCCCTGCTGCGCGGGCGGGGCATCACCTCGCTCCTCAATGACTCGGACACGGACCTGGTCTTCACCCACCGGGCCTTTGTCGAGCACCTGGATCCTGTCCGTGCCGAGCTGCCCGCGATGAAGCCGGATCGCTACGTGCTGGTGGATGCGCAGGGCGTTCCGGGCTACCGCTCGTACGGCGAGCTGACCACCGGCGCGAGCGACCGCGAGCCCCCGTACATCCCGCTCTCCGGTGAGGATCCGTACAACATCATCTACAGCAGTGGCACCACCGGCTTGCCCAAGGGCATCGTCCACACCCACGCCATCAGAGCCGCCTACTGCACCATTTTCGCCTCGGAGTGGCGCATGACTCCCGAGAGCGTGGTGATGCACGCGGGCTCCATCGTCTTCAACGGCTCCTTCCTCACCCTCATGCCCTGGATGTACCTGGGCGCCACCTACGTCCTGCTGGACCACTTCGATCCCGAACTGGCGCTGCGCGCGTTCCAGCAGGAGCGGGTGACGCACACGTACATGGTGCCCTCGCAGATCATCGCCATGATGGGCCTGCCCGGCTTCACGGCGCAGAACCTGCCCGCCCTGCAGATGCTGGGCACCGTGGGCGCTCCCTTTCACAAGGAGCACCGCGAGGCGCTCACCCGCCGAGTGCCCGGCGTCTTCACCGAGCTGTACGGTCTGACCGAGGGCTTCATGACCGTGCTCGACAAGGAGCAGTACGCGCGCAAGCCCACCTCGGTGGGCGCGCCGCCCGCCTTCTTCGAGATGCGCATCGTGGGCGAGAACGGGAAGGATCTGCCGCCCGGCGAGGTGGGCGAGATCGTCGGCCGTGGCCCCATGCTCATGCCCGGCTACTACAAGCGCCCGGACCTTACCGCCCAGGCCATCGTGGATGGGTGGCTGCACACCGGCGACATGGGCTACGCGGACGAGGACGGCTTCCTCTACCTCGTCGACCGCATGAAGGATCTCATCATCTCCGGCGGGGTGAACGTGTACCCGCGCGACATCGAGGAGATCATCGTCCAGCACCCGGCGGTGAAAGAGGCGGCGGTGTTCGGCGTCCCCGACGAGAAGTGGGGTGAGACGCCGCTGGCCACCGTGCTCCTGCGCCAGCCCGGCGCGGTCACGGCCGAGGAGCTGCGGCAGTGGGTCAACTCCCGCGTCGAGGCCCGCTACCAGCAGGTGCGCGAGGTGGTCATCCGCGACGAGTTTCCTCGAAACACCGCGGGCAAGACGCTCAAGCGCGTCATGCGTGACGAGTACTGGAAGTCCCGTGGAGAGAAGATCTGA
- a CDS encoding MFS transporter, with translation MAQHSNTSILKVAVASFIGTAIEWYDFFLYGTAAALVFNKLFFPSFDPLTGTMAAFATYAVGFLARPLGGVVFGHYGDKLGRKTMLSATLMIMGAATFAVGLLPTYETIGVWAPALLVFLRILQGFGLGGEWGGAVLMAVEHAPANRRGFYGSWPQMGAPAGMLVANFVFALFSRMDDAAFLSWGWRVPFLLSALLIGTGVFIRLSVAESPVFEKRKQEAHVPGIPALEALRKYPRQVFLAMGARMAENGFFYVITTFVLTYGTERLQLPRLVILNGVLVACAVHLVAIPAFGAASDRFGRRPVYLAGAFASALMAFPFFWLLDTKEVGLIWLAISLGMIAHAAMYGPQASFFSELFGTRVRYSGASLGYQIASVFAGGLSPIIATGLLKKYNASWPVSGYLIGLAALTLVAVYFSAETFREKLTEDAAVAPEAGVGASQDRPAA, from the coding sequence ATGGCGCAGCACTCGAATACGTCCATCCTCAAGGTGGCCGTCGCCAGCTTCATCGGCACGGCCATCGAGTGGTACGACTTCTTCCTCTACGGGACAGCGGCCGCGCTGGTGTTCAACAAGCTGTTCTTCCCGTCGTTCGATCCGCTGACGGGGACCATGGCCGCGTTCGCCACCTATGCCGTGGGCTTTCTCGCCCGGCCTCTGGGTGGCGTGGTCTTCGGGCACTACGGGGACAAGCTCGGCCGCAAGACGATGCTGAGCGCCACGCTCATGATCATGGGCGCTGCGACCTTCGCCGTGGGGTTGCTGCCGACCTACGAGACCATCGGTGTCTGGGCACCCGCGCTGCTCGTCTTTCTGCGGATCCTGCAGGGCTTTGGTCTGGGCGGGGAGTGGGGTGGGGCGGTGCTGATGGCCGTGGAGCACGCTCCCGCGAACCGGCGCGGCTTCTACGGGAGCTGGCCCCAGATGGGGGCTCCCGCGGGCATGCTGGTGGCCAACTTCGTGTTCGCGCTCTTCTCGCGCATGGACGATGCAGCCTTCCTCTCGTGGGGCTGGCGCGTCCCGTTCCTCCTCAGCGCTTTGCTCATCGGCACCGGAGTGTTCATCCGGCTCAGCGTGGCCGAGTCTCCCGTCTTCGAGAAGCGCAAGCAGGAGGCCCACGTGCCCGGCATCCCCGCGCTGGAGGCCCTGCGCAAGTACCCGCGGCAGGTCTTCCTGGCCATGGGGGCCCGCATGGCGGAGAACGGCTTCTTCTACGTCATCACCACCTTCGTTCTCACCTACGGCACCGAGCGGCTCCAGCTGCCCCGGCTCGTCATCCTCAATGGCGTGCTCGTGGCCTGCGCCGTTCACCTGGTGGCCATCCCCGCGTTCGGCGCCGCTTCGGACCGCTTCGGCCGCCGGCCGGTCTATCTGGCGGGTGCGTTCGCCTCGGCCTTGATGGCGTTCCCCTTCTTCTGGCTGCTCGACACCAAGGAGGTGGGGCTCATCTGGCTGGCCATCTCGCTGGGCATGATTGCCCACGCGGCCATGTACGGCCCCCAGGCCAGCTTCTTCTCCGAGCTGTTCGGCACCCGCGTGCGCTACAGCGGGGCGTCGCTCGGGTACCAGATTGCTTCCGTGTTCGCCGGCGGCCTGTCTCCCATCATCGCTACCGGTCTGCTCAAGAAGTACAACGCGTCTTGGCCCGTGTCGGGCTACCTCATCGGGCTCGCGGCCCTCACGCTCGTCGCCGTGTACTTCTCCGCGGAGACCTTCCGCGAGAAGCTCACGGAGGACGCGGCGGTGGCGCCCGAGGCCGGAGTGGGTGCTTCGCAGGACCGGCCTGCGGCTTGA
- a CDS encoding MFS transporter has protein sequence MKFLRDLRSVLTLTVLVAGLGYFVDLFDITLFGVLRVSSLRELGLSDAEITNKGAFIYNCQMVGMMVGGLIWGVIADKKGRLSVMFGSILLYSFSNLANAFAWDVTSYAACRFLGGVGLAGELGAAITLVAESLPKDKRGLGTTVVATLGMLGIVAASFVGQRLHWKTGYFTGGVMGLALLFARFKVSESELFAKKTHPSSANPLLLLQGGRLPKYIWCILMGVPIYFTTGVLFTFAPELTKGLNVQGTVTAGNAILYGSIGLTIGDLLSGLVSQWLKSRKRAVAANLIVGFCLVLVYGFVPGLTSTFIYVLSFCIGITVGYWAVLVTMAAEQFGTNIRGTVATTVPNFVRGSAALVVFGFNELKNHISVASAAMTFGALCFGLALVALTRLDETFHRDLDYEESAAGAKDPKAQALLE, from the coding sequence ATGAAATTCCTGCGTGATCTGCGCTCGGTCCTGACCCTGACGGTGCTCGTTGCCGGCCTCGGTTACTTCGTCGATCTCTTCGACATCACCCTGTTTGGCGTGCTGCGCGTCTCCTCGCTCAGGGAGCTGGGGCTCTCCGACGCGGAGATCACCAACAAGGGCGCCTTCATCTACAACTGCCAGATGGTGGGGATGATGGTCGGCGGCCTCATCTGGGGCGTGATCGCCGACAAGAAGGGCCGCCTGTCGGTGATGTTCGGCTCCATCCTCCTGTACTCGTTCTCCAACCTCGCCAATGCCTTCGCGTGGGATGTGACGAGCTACGCGGCGTGCCGCTTCCTGGGCGGCGTGGGCCTGGCGGGCGAGCTGGGCGCGGCCATCACGCTGGTGGCGGAGTCCCTGCCCAAGGACAAGCGCGGCCTGGGCACCACGGTGGTGGCGACGCTGGGCATGCTGGGCATCGTCGCCGCGTCCTTCGTGGGCCAGCGCCTGCACTGGAAGACGGGCTATTTCACCGGTGGCGTGATGGGGCTGGCGCTCCTGTTCGCGCGCTTCAAGGTCTCGGAGTCCGAGCTCTTCGCCAAGAAGACTCACCCCTCCAGCGCCAATCCCCTGCTGCTGCTGCAGGGCGGACGGCTCCCCAAGTACATCTGGTGCATCCTGATGGGGGTGCCCATCTACTTCACCACCGGAGTGCTCTTCACGTTTGCCCCCGAGCTGACCAAGGGCCTGAACGTCCAGGGGACGGTGACGGCCGGCAATGCCATCCTCTACGGCTCGATCGGCCTGACCATTGGAGACTTGCTGTCGGGTCTGGTCAGCCAGTGGCTCAAGAGCCGCAAGCGGGCGGTGGCCGCGAACCTCATCGTCGGCTTCTGCCTGGTGCTGGTGTACGGGTTCGTCCCGGGGCTCACGAGCACGTTCATCTATGTCCTGAGCTTCTGCATTGGAATCACGGTGGGCTACTGGGCGGTGCTCGTCACCATGGCGGCCGAGCAGTTCGGCACCAACATCCGCGGCACCGTGGCGACGACCGTGCCCAACTTCGTGCGAGGCTCGGCGGCCCTCGTCGTCTTCGGGTTCAATGAGCTGAAGAACCACATCTCCGTCGCGAGCGCGGCGATGACCTTCGGTGCCCTCTGCTTTGGACTGGCCCTCGTGGCGCTCACGCGCCTGGATGAGACGTTCCACCGCGACCTGGACTACGAGGAGAGCGCGGCGGGCGCGAAGGATCCGAAGGCCCAGGCGCTACTCGAATGA
- a CDS encoding esterase/lipase family protein → MAALRKGGRFAVAVLGLLAGACESQQGGTDIPTPEEVVACRDRIQQKIAEVQAAGIDIANWPITDAPEMAEITTTAGQTQANYLEYDGRYRPLTNHPGCFTDNLYYDKANKAGTTPYVDGNNDGKWTGATAFGGPNAAKNFIDGDKANIPGYPCAAKEYTQPNEDTSKPIVILVHGNSTRPHTWEKFLLPPGIPPSTATENVQFTADSTERLQLAEKLIAARYRVIAVDFRTDIVTNIDPAANNTTQNTAGNIDHGWSTPILQGLVKAVMKNNPNRKVALVGHSLGVTVVRDALRRLYVEYAQGKADAINPFPHVSHVILGSGANHGVSTYDPPSALCGNNKTMRGTIVCEMGSRSNYVQTYFHKPLNGPRDLFATPCADGDYAFGKTGQCEGNVVKYYTITMTDKEKGTNYQDFYVSEAASRMDMDGCVTNKLTTLNDYDTSGYFNKGFIANHFGSMRSEAGMSLAIQYLAQ, encoded by the coding sequence ATGGCGGCACTTCGCAAGGGTGGACGTTTCGCAGTGGCGGTCCTTGGATTGCTCGCGGGGGCCTGCGAGTCCCAGCAGGGAGGAACTGACATCCCCACTCCGGAGGAAGTGGTCGCCTGTCGCGATCGCATCCAGCAGAAGATCGCCGAGGTGCAGGCCGCCGGGATCGACATCGCCAACTGGCCCATCACGGACGCGCCGGAGATGGCGGAGATCACCACCACGGCGGGCCAGACCCAGGCGAATTACCTGGAGTACGACGGCCGCTACCGCCCGCTGACGAACCACCCGGGCTGCTTCACCGACAACCTCTACTACGACAAGGCCAACAAGGCCGGTACCACGCCGTACGTGGACGGCAACAACGACGGCAAGTGGACGGGCGCTACGGCCTTCGGTGGGCCGAACGCCGCCAAGAACTTCATCGACGGCGACAAGGCCAACATCCCCGGCTATCCCTGCGCGGCCAAGGAGTACACCCAGCCGAACGAGGACACCTCCAAGCCCATCGTCATCCTGGTGCACGGTAACTCCACGCGGCCGCACACCTGGGAGAAGTTCCTCCTGCCGCCGGGCATCCCGCCCTCCACGGCCACTGAGAACGTGCAGTTCACCGCGGACTCCACCGAGCGTCTGCAGTTGGCGGAGAAGCTGATCGCGGCGCGCTACCGCGTCATCGCCGTGGACTTCCGCACGGACATCGTCACCAACATCGACCCGGCGGCCAACAACACCACGCAGAATACCGCGGGCAACATCGACCACGGTTGGTCCACCCCGATCCTCCAGGGACTGGTCAAGGCGGTGATGAAGAACAACCCGAACCGCAAGGTGGCCCTCGTCGGTCACTCGCTGGGCGTCACGGTGGTGCGCGATGCGCTGCGCCGCCTGTACGTGGAGTACGCCCAGGGCAAGGCGGACGCCATCAACCCCTTCCCGCACGTGAGCCACGTCATCCTGGGCTCGGGCGCCAACCACGGCGTGTCCACGTATGATCCGCCGAGCGCGCTGTGCGGCAACAACAAGACGATGCGGGGCACCATCGTGTGCGAGATGGGCAGCCGCTCCAACTACGTGCAGACGTACTTCCACAAGCCGCTGAACGGGCCGCGCGATCTGTTTGCCACGCCGTGCGCGGATGGCGACTACGCCTTCGGCAAGACGGGCCAGTGCGAGGGTAACGTGGTGAAGTACTACACCATCACCATGACGGATAAGGAGAAGGGGACCAACTACCAGGACTTCTACGTCTCCGAGGCGGCCTCGCGCATGGACATGGACGGCTGCGTGACGAACAAGCTCACGACGCTCAACGACTACGACACCAGCGGCTACTTCAATAAGGGCTTCATCGCCAACCACTTCGGCTCCATGCGCTCCGAGGCGGGTATGAGCCTGGCGATCCAGTACCTCGCGCAGTAG